Proteins encoded in a region of the Haloglomus salinum genome:
- a CDS encoding HNH endonuclease, whose product MAKRSHDLDWLREKYHGEGMTQAEIAEECDVTPSAVRKWMKRNGVETRDLKGENHPLHGEERDESVKESISETLHDREYPDEWRERLVEAKQGQTIPAEVRERISDSLSGFTRPRETRRKMSESSRGENNSQWQGGHDDNYGPGWYMARQRVKQRDGVCQNCGTDGSEDRLEVHHIVPLRLFDQSEEAEKRDAHDLSNLVLLCRPCHMEAEHGDLEFESGIHPPDGVGQS is encoded by the coding sequence ATGGCCAAGCGGTCTCACGACCTCGACTGGCTCCGGGAGAAGTACCACGGGGAAGGCATGACCCAGGCCGAAATCGCCGAGGAGTGTGACGTGACCCCCTCGGCAGTCCGGAAGTGGATGAAACGGAACGGAGTCGAGACACGAGACCTGAAGGGCGAGAATCATCCACTTCACGGAGAGGAACGGGACGAATCGGTGAAGGAATCGATCTCCGAAACGCTGCATGACCGCGAGTATCCCGACGAGTGGCGCGAACGTCTCGTAGAGGCGAAGCAGGGCCAGACGATTCCAGCGGAGGTTCGTGAGCGTATCTCCGACTCGCTGAGTGGTTTCACCAGACCAAGAGAGACACGACGGAAGATGAGTGAGTCGAGCAGGGGTGAGAACAATTCGCAGTGGCAAGGCGGGCACGACGACAACTACGGTCCTGGCTGGTATATGGCCAGACAGCGAGTGAAACAGCGAGACGGAGTGTGCCAGAACTGTGGTACTGATGGCAGCGAAGACAGGTTGGAGGTCCATCACATCGTCCCGTTGAGATTGTTCGACCAGTCCGAAGAGGCCGAAAAACGGGACGCGCACGACCTCTCGAACCTGGTCCTCCTCTGCAGACCGTGCCACATGGAGGCCGAACACGGTGACCTCGAATTCGAGTCAGGAATCCACCCACCCGACGGTGTCGGGCAGTCGTGA
- a CDS encoding DUF7522 family protein — protein MTMADAEQLARFCLEQLGDEVRAVGLVTDGAVEPTYMRDDLQRRYTESELDGLEDAATETAGALHGLNTYHTSLGQSHAGLFAFEDAFMLLIPCGGGEEAAYVSLERSVSEDLSAFIKRCNDELFS, from the coding sequence ATGACGATGGCCGACGCCGAGCAGCTCGCCAGGTTCTGTCTGGAGCAACTCGGCGACGAGGTTCGCGCGGTCGGACTGGTCACCGACGGCGCCGTCGAACCGACCTACATGCGCGACGACCTGCAGCGCCGCTACACGGAGAGCGAGCTGGACGGGCTGGAGGACGCGGCAACGGAGACCGCCGGGGCACTCCACGGCCTCAACACCTACCACACCTCCCTGGGGCAGTCCCACGCCGGCCTGTTCGCCTTCGAGGATGCGTTCATGCTCCTGATTCCCTGCGGTGGCGGGGAGGAGGCCGCCTACGTCTCGCTGGAGCGCTCGGTGAGCGAGGACCTGTCCGCCTTCATCAAGCGGTGCAACGACGAACTGTTCTCCTGA
- a CDS encoding 3-hydroxyacyl-CoA dehydrogenase/enoyl-CoA hydratase family protein encodes MEFDDIETIAVLGAGSMGHGIAEVAALAGYDVNLRDIKEEFVQNGYEQIEWSLEKLAEKDQISEDEANSAMDRVEPYVDVEAAVGEADFVIEAVPEKMEIKKDVYSDVEEHLPEEAIIATNTSSLSITNLAEETERPEQFCGMHFFNPPVRMQLVEVISGAETADETLDATEELAEAFGKTPVRVRKDSPGFIVNRILVPLMNEACWMVSEDEATIEEIDSTTKFDVGLPMGAFELGDQVGNDVTYHVLEYMHDVLGDAYQPAPFLEETVEAENYGKKSGKGFYDYEDGEGVDVPVDAGNEEIEHRLLAVMANEVGNLVGQDVSNPRDIDQAVMLGAGYPEGPAKMADEAGLETLVEHLDEKYEESEHPRYEVSDGLREAAKAGGFHDADDEEDLEEFETIELEYPGDMVGHIKLSREARMNTVNPQMLEDLSDAVDLLEDDDEVRAILITGKGRAFSAGADVTGMASNADPISAIGLSQKGQSTFGKLEECSMPVVAGIDGFALGGGFEMAMCADIRVASERSELGTPEHNLGLLPGWGGTQRLVDIVGLGRAKEIVFTAERFDAETMYDYGYVNEVVDNEEFEQKAHEWAADLAGGPPIAQQLTKRAMLKGLHDREAGLELESQAFGHLINTDDLMTGITAFMGDEEPEFEGK; translated from the coding sequence ATGGAGTTCGACGACATCGAGACCATCGCGGTACTCGGCGCCGGGAGCATGGGTCACGGAATCGCGGAGGTGGCCGCGCTCGCGGGATACGACGTGAACCTGCGGGACATCAAGGAGGAGTTCGTCCAGAACGGCTACGAGCAGATCGAGTGGTCGCTCGAGAAGCTGGCCGAGAAGGACCAGATCTCCGAGGACGAGGCCAACAGCGCCATGGACCGCGTCGAGCCGTACGTCGACGTCGAGGCGGCCGTCGGCGAGGCCGACTTCGTCATCGAGGCGGTCCCGGAGAAGATGGAGATCAAGAAGGACGTCTACAGCGACGTCGAGGAGCACCTCCCCGAGGAGGCCATCATCGCGACCAACACCTCCTCGCTCTCCATCACGAACCTGGCCGAGGAGACCGAGCGTCCCGAGCAGTTCTGCGGGATGCACTTCTTCAACCCGCCGGTACGCATGCAGCTGGTCGAGGTCATCTCCGGCGCGGAGACGGCCGACGAGACCCTCGACGCGACCGAGGAACTCGCCGAGGCGTTCGGCAAGACCCCCGTGCGCGTCCGCAAGGACTCGCCCGGCTTCATCGTGAACCGCATCCTCGTCCCGCTGATGAACGAGGCCTGCTGGATGGTCTCCGAGGACGAGGCGACCATCGAGGAGATCGACTCCACCACGAAGTTCGACGTCGGCCTCCCGATGGGCGCGTTCGAGCTGGGTGACCAGGTCGGCAACGACGTCACCTACCACGTCCTCGAGTACATGCACGACGTGCTCGGTGACGCCTACCAGCCCGCGCCGTTCCTCGAGGAGACCGTCGAAGCCGAGAACTACGGCAAGAAGTCCGGCAAGGGCTTCTACGACTACGAGGACGGCGAGGGCGTCGACGTCCCCGTCGACGCTGGTAACGAGGAGATCGAGCACCGCCTGCTCGCCGTGATGGCCAACGAGGTCGGCAACCTCGTCGGACAGGACGTCTCGAACCCGCGAGACATCGACCAGGCCGTCATGCTGGGCGCTGGCTACCCCGAGGGCCCTGCGAAGATGGCCGACGAGGCCGGGCTGGAGACGCTCGTCGAGCATCTCGACGAGAAGTACGAGGAATCCGAGCACCCCCGCTACGAGGTCAGCGATGGGCTCCGCGAGGCCGCCAAGGCCGGCGGCTTCCACGACGCCGACGACGAGGAGGACCTCGAGGAGTTCGAGACCATCGAGCTGGAGTACCCCGGCGACATGGTCGGGCACATCAAGCTGTCCCGCGAGGCCCGCATGAACACGGTCAACCCGCAGATGCTGGAGGACCTCTCCGACGCCGTCGACCTCCTCGAGGACGACGACGAGGTGCGCGCCATCCTCATCACGGGCAAGGGGCGCGCGTTCTCCGCTGGTGCCGACGTCACGGGCATGGCCTCCAACGCCGACCCCATCTCCGCCATCGGGCTCTCGCAGAAGGGCCAGTCCACGTTCGGCAAGCTCGAGGAGTGCTCGATGCCGGTCGTCGCCGGCATCGACGGGTTCGCCCTCGGCGGCGGCTTCGAGATGGCGATGTGTGCCGACATCCGCGTCGCCTCCGAGCGCTCCGAGCTGGGCACGCCCGAGCACAACCTCGGTCTGCTGCCGGGCTGGGGCGGCACCCAGCGCCTGGTCGACATCGTCGGCCTCGGCCGCGCGAAGGAGATCGTCTTCACCGCCGAGCGGTTCGACGCCGAGACGATGTACGACTACGGCTACGTCAACGAGGTCGTCGACAACGAGGAGTTCGAACAGAAGGCCCACGAGTGGGCCGCGGACCTCGCCGGCGGGCCGCCGATCGCCCAGCAGCTCACGAAGCGTGCGATGCTGAAGGGTCTCCACGACCGCGAGGCCGGACTGGAGCTGGAGAGCCAGGCGTTCGGCCACCTCATCAACACGGACGACCTCATGACGGGCATCACCGCCTTCATGGGTGACGAGGAGCCCGAGTTCGAGGGCAAGTAG
- a CDS encoding PAS domain-containing protein translates to MAIPGESGADSGSGRGEIDERQISEQLLEATGALVWVLGEANEIRYVSPAFETYFGISPEAALGRSIDEFVDLEDEFPIEKTLDSVYQSPEGSSHEVEHRVQTERDSAVWFRSIVTPWEPETGCSLVISRDVTERREHRERLERFRNQFETAMFSGDLACWELNAQSGEVVFDDRKAHMLGYDPDRFEHYEDFTDLLHPDDYERAMTAMRDHYSGDAETYDVEYRIERADGSYMWVRDIGRITEQTADGEPRLVTGAVVDAAEALDDELL, encoded by the coding sequence ATGGCGATTCCGGGAGAGAGTGGGGCGGACTCGGGTAGTGGGCGAGGGGAGATAGACGAACGGCAGATATCGGAGCAGCTGCTCGAGGCCACTGGAGCCCTCGTCTGGGTACTCGGCGAGGCTAACGAGATCCGATACGTGAGTCCGGCTTTCGAGACGTACTTCGGAATCTCGCCCGAGGCGGCGCTCGGCCGGTCCATCGACGAGTTCGTCGATCTCGAGGACGAGTTCCCAATCGAGAAGACCCTCGACAGCGTCTATCAGTCTCCCGAGGGTTCCAGTCACGAGGTGGAGCACCGGGTCCAGACCGAGCGCGACTCGGCCGTCTGGTTCCGCTCCATCGTGACGCCGTGGGAACCGGAGACCGGCTGCTCGCTGGTCATCTCGCGTGATGTCACCGAACGCAGGGAGCACCGCGAGCGACTCGAACGGTTCCGGAATCAGTTCGAGACCGCGATGTTCAGCGGCGACCTCGCCTGCTGGGAGCTGAACGCACAGAGCGGCGAGGTGGTGTTCGACGACCGGAAGGCGCACATGCTGGGCTACGACCCCGACCGATTCGAACACTACGAGGACTTCACCGACCTGCTCCATCCGGACGATTACGAGCGTGCCATGACTGCGATGCGCGACCACTACTCCGGAGATGCCGAGACGTACGACGTGGAGTACCGCATCGAACGCGCCGACGGGTCCTACATGTGGGTGCGGGACATCGGGCGTATCACCGAACAGACGGCGGACGGAGAGCCGCGGCTCGTCACGGGCGCG
- a CDS encoding acyl-CoA dehydrogenase family protein, with protein MDFGLTDEQEQLQKEVKRFADNEIRPNAVEYDVEEKFPHDIVDQAAEMGLIGMSIPMDYGGAGYDPIDNILVGEELFAADPGIGLSIMACSFGTENIIEFGTEDQKERFLPDIVSGDAISGAAISEPDTGSDVSSISTRAEKDGDEYVINGNKMWITNGTVGDFFTVLCKTDPDAEGRYNGFSQIVVESDRDGFEADKITGKMGIRASDTAELIFDDVRVPEENLIGTEGMGFLQQMQFFDATRTGVAAQGVGIAKGACERALEYSQQREQFGQPIGEFQAIQHKLADMHTKLEAARQLTYKSAWSVENSDEPVTKLASMAKEYASRVAVDVANEAVQIHGGSGYVNDFDVERFYRDAKITQIYEGTTEIQKNIIARELQGKGF; from the coding sequence ATGGACTTCGGTCTGACAGACGAGCAGGAGCAACTCCAGAAGGAGGTCAAGCGGTTCGCCGACAACGAGATTCGGCCCAACGCCGTCGAGTACGACGTCGAAGAGAAGTTCCCACACGACATCGTGGACCAGGCCGCCGAGATGGGCCTCATCGGGATGTCCATCCCGATGGACTACGGTGGCGCGGGCTACGACCCCATCGACAACATCCTCGTCGGCGAGGAACTGTTCGCGGCGGACCCGGGCATCGGCCTCTCCATCATGGCCTGCTCGTTCGGGACCGAGAACATCATCGAGTTCGGGACCGAGGACCAGAAGGAGCGCTTCCTCCCCGACATCGTTTCCGGTGACGCCATCTCGGGCGCGGCTATCTCCGAGCCGGACACCGGCTCCGACGTCTCCTCCATCTCCACGCGCGCGGAGAAGGACGGCGACGAGTACGTCATCAACGGTAACAAGATGTGGATCACGAACGGCACCGTCGGCGACTTCTTCACGGTGCTGTGCAAGACGGACCCGGACGCCGAGGGCCGCTACAACGGCTTCAGCCAGATCGTCGTCGAGAGCGACCGTGACGGCTTCGAGGCTGACAAGATCACGGGTAAGATGGGCATCCGCGCGAGCGACACGGCGGAGCTCATCTTCGACGACGTCCGCGTCCCCGAGGAGAACCTCATCGGGACCGAGGGAATGGGCTTCCTGCAGCAGATGCAGTTCTTCGACGCCACCCGAACCGGCGTCGCCGCGCAGGGTGTCGGTATCGCGAAGGGTGCCTGCGAGCGCGCGCTCGAGTACAGCCAGCAGCGCGAGCAGTTCGGCCAGCCCATCGGCGAGTTCCAGGCCATCCAGCACAAACTCGCTGACATGCACACGAAGCTCGAGGCCGCCCGCCAGCTGACCTACAAGTCCGCCTGGTCCGTCGAGAACTCCGACGAGCCCGTCACGAAGCTCGCGTCGATGGCGAAAGAGTACGCGAGCCGTGTCGCCGTCGATGTCGCGAACGAGGCCGTGCAGATCCACGGCGGCTCCGGCTACGTCAACGACTTCGACGTCGAGCGCTTCTACCGCGACGCCAAGATTACCCAGATCTACGAGGGCACCACCGAGATACAGAAGAACATCATCGCCCGCGAACTTCAGGGCAAGGGCTTCTAA
- a CDS encoding HVO_0649 family zinc finger protein: MAVQGPTGITALDRLRDRLTETESRCPECGSDAAEWRCETDGGRVRYQRTCPSCNAVASRTLRLRE; the protein is encoded by the coding sequence ATGGCAGTGCAAGGCCCGACCGGAATCACGGCGCTCGACCGGCTGCGCGACCGGCTGACCGAGACCGAGTCTCGCTGTCCGGAGTGCGGGAGCGACGCGGCCGAGTGGCGCTGTGAAACCGATGGCGGCCGGGTTCGCTACCAGCGGACCTGCCCGTCCTGCAACGCGGTCGCGAGTCGGACGCTCCGGCTCCGCGAGTAG
- a CDS encoding enoyl-CoA hydratase/isomerase family protein, with translation MSDEFENFRVSDEDGVRHVVIDSTSKMNAMNRTMIDELTDIFVQLEDDRPRCLVLTGSDGVFCAGGDVLDLGSADAATPARGFRKGAAVLHDAMLHLHQAEVPVVTGINGPAVGAGFSLAIAGDYTIASEDAYFQYGYPRIGMTGDGGSTFYLPRTVNRREAKRLVLLNEQVSAADAAERGLATEAVPEDEFDDRLDEVVTRIAEGPTVALGRTMRLLDESYANDMPTQLAHETQGMADCAQTDDHLEGITAFAQKRDPEFDGE, from the coding sequence GTGAGCGACGAATTCGAGAACTTCCGCGTGTCCGACGAGGACGGCGTCCGGCACGTCGTCATCGACAGCACGAGCAAGATGAACGCGATGAACCGGACGATGATCGACGAGCTGACGGACATCTTCGTCCAGCTCGAGGACGACCGACCACGGTGTCTGGTCCTGACCGGCTCCGACGGCGTGTTCTGCGCCGGCGGCGACGTGCTGGACCTCGGGAGCGCCGATGCGGCGACGCCCGCCCGCGGCTTCCGGAAGGGCGCGGCCGTCCTCCACGACGCGATGCTCCACCTCCACCAGGCCGAGGTGCCGGTCGTCACGGGTATCAACGGTCCCGCCGTCGGCGCGGGCTTCTCGCTGGCCATCGCCGGCGACTACACCATCGCCTCCGAGGACGCCTACTTCCAGTACGGCTACCCCAGAATCGGGATGACCGGTGACGGTGGCTCCACCTTCTACCTCCCGCGCACGGTCAACCGGCGCGAGGCGAAACGGCTCGTCCTGCTCAACGAGCAGGTCAGCGCGGCCGACGCCGCCGAGCGTGGACTCGCCACGGAGGCCGTCCCCGAGGACGAGTTCGACGATCGCCTCGACGAGGTCGTCACCCGCATCGCCGAAGGGCCGACAGTCGCGCTGGGCCGGACGATGCGACTGCTCGACGAGTCGTACGCCAACGACATGCCGACGCAACTGGCTCACGAGACACAGGGGATGGCCGACTGCGCGCAGACCGACGACCATCTCGAGGGCATCACGGCGTTCGCACAGAAGCGCGACCCCGAGTTCGACGGGGAGTAA
- a CDS encoding amidohydrolase — protein MSESSTGPDGDSPDPGPTAPDHLVALRRDLHQHPEPAWREFYTTARIVEELERIGVDDLYLGPDAIDPEYRVQVPEAAELAEWRERALDAGADPDVVERLGEGVTGAVAVVRQGDHENGPTIALRVDIDALPRAESTDDDHHPAREGFRSETGAMHACGHDAHATFGIGVLEQVRESDFEGTLKLLFQPAEEVIGGGKPLAHSGHLDDVDDLLAVHVGLDHPTGEVVAGIDGFLAVTQLRAEFTGDPGHAGAHPEEGRNAVQAMATAVQNLYAIPRHSDGATRINAGQVGGGSASNIIAESAHIQGEVRGETTALRDYMLDRAERVIESAATMHACEMAIENVGEAPSATSDEALVSLVQDVAGEVAGVDSVVHRDDLGGSEDATELMRHVQERGGRAAYVCVGTDHPGGHHTSTFDVDERSLPIGIDLLTESVLRVARERPPVTN, from the coding sequence ATGAGCGAGAGTTCCACCGGTCCGGACGGCGACTCACCGGACCCCGGTCCCACGGCCCCCGACCACCTCGTCGCCCTGCGGCGCGACCTCCACCAGCACCCCGAGCCCGCGTGGCGGGAGTTCTACACGACCGCGCGCATCGTCGAGGAGCTCGAACGGATCGGCGTCGACGACCTCTATCTCGGCCCGGACGCCATCGACCCCGAATATCGGGTCCAGGTCCCCGAAGCCGCCGAACTCGCGGAGTGGCGCGAGCGGGCCCTGGACGCAGGTGCCGACCCCGACGTAGTCGAGCGCCTCGGGGAAGGTGTCACCGGCGCGGTCGCGGTCGTCCGACAGGGCGATCACGAGAACGGGCCCACCATCGCGCTCCGCGTCGATATCGACGCACTCCCGCGGGCGGAATCGACCGACGACGACCATCACCCGGCCCGCGAGGGGTTCCGCTCGGAGACGGGCGCGATGCACGCCTGCGGCCACGATGCACACGCCACGTTCGGCATCGGTGTCCTCGAACAGGTCAGGGAGAGCGACTTCGAGGGGACGCTGAAGCTCCTCTTCCAGCCTGCAGAGGAGGTCATCGGCGGCGGGAAGCCGCTGGCGCACTCGGGCCACCTCGACGACGTGGACGATCTGCTCGCGGTCCACGTCGGACTCGACCACCCAACCGGCGAGGTGGTCGCGGGCATCGACGGGTTCCTCGCGGTCACACAGCTCCGGGCCGAGTTCACGGGGGACCCCGGCCACGCCGGCGCGCACCCCGAGGAGGGCCGCAACGCCGTGCAGGCGATGGCGACGGCGGTCCAGAACCTGTACGCCATCCCGCGACACAGTGACGGCGCGACCCGTATCAACGCGGGCCAGGTGGGCGGTGGGTCGGCCTCGAACATCATCGCCGAATCGGCGCACATCCAGGGCGAGGTTCGGGGCGAGACGACCGCCCTGCGGGACTACATGCTCGACCGAGCAGAGCGCGTCATCGAATCCGCGGCGACGATGCACGCCTGCGAGATGGCCATCGAGAACGTGGGCGAAGCGCCGTCGGCGACGAGCGACGAAGCGCTCGTCTCGCTGGTACAGGACGTGGCAGGCGAGGTCGCCGGCGTCGACTCTGTCGTCCACCGCGACGACCTCGGCGGGAGCGAGGACGCGACCGAACTGATGCGGCACGTGCAGGAGCGCGGCGGACGGGCCGCGTACGTCTGTGTCGGCACCGATCACCCCGGCGGGCACCACACGTCGACGTTCGACGTGGACGAGCGCTCGCTCCCCATCGGTATCGACCTGCTGACCGAGTCGGTGCTCCGGGTCGCCCGCGAGCGGCCGCCGGTGACGAACTAG
- a CDS encoding ribonucleoside-diphosphate reductase: MSRYADDTRDMRLDPDSFAGGYFRHAVYNHWDPYEDIPDEKLETDLERLVADEPSEAEFDEFRQLLAQFGAGEEAVTEDLAPMSIVLEDINDQMFLSSQIYEEAKHTAFFDRYWRNVVNPAAEKLGFEVTPPTGARFFNDSYTHIFDETERNMAELLENDSPEQMARAIAHYHIVVESVMAQTGYYSFQEIYGEQDSDITDREMPHLPGVLEGVGYIRSDEGRHVGWGVRKLRTLVQDGIVDPQVVRDTLQGLMVHVAKNNNDYSVMSDPGAMISYSRDKLTRRIEIITQQDAEVPDVEELVALENEPDAAAD; the protein is encoded by the coding sequence ATGTCACGGTACGCCGACGACACGCGAGATATGCGGCTGGACCCGGACTCGTTCGCGGGCGGCTACTTCCGGCACGCCGTCTACAACCACTGGGACCCGTACGAGGATATCCCGGACGAGAAGCTGGAGACGGACCTCGAGCGGCTGGTAGCCGACGAACCCAGCGAGGCCGAGTTCGACGAGTTCCGGCAGCTGCTTGCGCAGTTCGGCGCCGGCGAGGAGGCCGTGACCGAGGACCTCGCGCCGATGAGTATCGTCCTCGAGGACATCAACGACCAGATGTTCCTGTCCAGCCAGATCTACGAGGAGGCCAAACACACCGCCTTCTTCGACCGCTACTGGCGGAACGTCGTGAACCCGGCGGCGGAAAAGCTGGGATTCGAGGTGACGCCACCGACCGGTGCCCGGTTCTTCAACGATTCCTACACCCACATCTTCGACGAGACCGAGCGCAACATGGCCGAACTGCTCGAAAACGACTCCCCCGAGCAGATGGCGCGAGCCATCGCCCACTACCACATCGTGGTCGAGAGCGTGATGGCCCAGACGGGCTACTACTCCTTCCAGGAGATCTACGGTGAACAGGACAGCGATATCACCGACCGCGAGATGCCACACCTCCCCGGCGTGCTGGAGGGCGTCGGCTACATCCGGAGCGACGAGGGCCGTCACGTCGGCTGGGGCGTCCGCAAGCTCCGCACCCTCGTCCAGGACGGCATCGTCGACCCGCAGGTCGTCCGTGATACCCTGCAGGGCCTGATGGTACACGTCGCGAAGAACAACAACGACTACTCCGTCATGTCGGACCCCGGCGCGATGATCTCCTACTCCCGGGACAAGCTCACCCGTCGTATCGAGATTATCACCCAGCAGGACGCCGAGGTCCCGGACGTGGAGGAGCTGGTGGCACTGGAGAACGAACCGGACGCGGCGGCCGACTGA
- a CDS encoding uS10/mL48 family ribosomal protein: MPFVTRLTLQSGDRETLERVVTDIKERAERKGVELRGPNPEPQRDVTAPQYRRLDPDGGRFEGWTYPVYVRSIVIVGYDDFARNVAGADYPSSIHIEADIEQVSNPG; the protein is encoded by the coding sequence ATGCCGTTCGTGACTCGGCTCACGCTCCAGTCCGGGGACCGCGAGACACTCGAGCGGGTCGTCACCGACATCAAGGAGCGGGCCGAGCGCAAGGGCGTCGAGCTCCGTGGGCCGAACCCGGAGCCGCAGCGGGACGTGACGGCGCCCCAGTACCGCCGGCTCGACCCCGATGGGGGACGGTTCGAGGGCTGGACCTACCCGGTCTACGTCCGCTCCATCGTCATCGTCGGCTACGACGACTTCGCACGGAACGTGGCCGGCGCCGACTACCCGTCGAGTATCCACATCGAGGCAGACATCGAACAGGTCAGCAATCCCGGCTGA